A DNA window from Pseudomonas sp. GD03919 contains the following coding sequences:
- the rplM gene encoding 50S ribosomal protein L13 — MKTFTAKPETVKRDWFVVDAAGQTLGRLATEIASRLRGKHKPEYTPHVDTGDYIVVINAEQVRVTGAKTSDKMYYSHSGFPGGIKEINFEKLIARAPERVIETAVKGMLPKNPLGRDMYRKLKVYKGATHPHTAQQPQELKI; from the coding sequence ATGAAAACTTTTACTGCTAAACCAGAAACAGTAAAGCGCGACTGGTTCGTCGTTGATGCTGCTGGTCAGACCCTGGGTCGTCTGGCCACTGAAATCGCGAGCCGTCTGCGTGGCAAGCACAAGCCTGAGTACACTCCTCACGTTGACACCGGTGACTACATCGTCGTGATCAATGCAGAGCAGGTGCGCGTGACCGGTGCCAAGACCAGCGACAAGATGTACTACTCCCACTCCGGTTTCCCGGGCGGCATCAAAGAAATCAACTTCGAGAAGTTGATTGCTCGTGCGCCTGAGCGCGTGATCGAGACTGCGGTCAAAGGCATGCTGCCGAAGAACCCGCTGGGTCGCGACATGTACCGTAAGCTGAAGGTGTACAAGGGTGCCACTCACCCGCACACTGCTCAGCAGCCCCAAGAACTGAAGATTTAA
- a CDS encoding penicillin-binding protein activator, with amino-acid sequence MIASLRPLSALFLAGLLAACASSPSNNLGQLPRTPQASIEQMLQQAAESKPEQAALLRLSAADQSYQQNDVARASRILEQIDIASLQPAQQIFTSTLKAELAMARKQPKSALKALQHPSLERLGELPVEQQIRAQLVRARALEADGQTLAAARERVFIAPLLSGQAAHDNHENIWALVSSLPAQTSAGADSDLAGWLELAQLTKSSATLEQQQAAIDQWIAQNPQHPAAEQLPEALGKLRELASQPLTRVALLLPQEGQLASVARALRDGFLAAHYEAQQAGQNPPDIKLYDSSRIGSLDAFYQQAQADGVQLVVGPLEKPLVKQLSDREQLPITTLALNYSDAGQEGPAQLFQFGLAAEDEAREVARRAWNDGMRRAVALVPRGDWGDRVLDAFRQSWQAQGGTLIAAEHVDQPVELARQIADLFQLRESEARARRLQNTLGTSLDAQPARRQDVDFIFLAATPQQAQQIKPTLAFQYAGDVPVYATSHLFTGAHSQAQYQDLEGIRFCETPWLLDTHAPLRQEVSNQWPQAGGSLGRLYAMGVDAYRLAPRLDQLKALPESRIDGLSGSLSLNAKQRIERQLPWAEFRGGQVQRLPDSIN; translated from the coding sequence ATGATCGCTAGCCTGCGCCCTCTCTCCGCTCTGTTTCTGGCCGGCCTGCTCGCTGCCTGCGCCAGCTCGCCCTCGAACAACCTGGGCCAGCTGCCACGCACGCCACAAGCCAGCATCGAACAGATGCTCCAGCAGGCTGCCGAGAGCAAACCGGAACAGGCCGCCCTGCTGCGCCTCTCTGCCGCCGACCAGAGCTACCAGCAAAATGACGTGGCCCGCGCCAGTCGCATTCTCGAGCAGATCGATATCGCCAGCCTGCAACCCGCGCAACAGATTTTCACCAGCACCCTGAAAGCCGAACTGGCCATGGCGCGCAAGCAGCCCAAGAGCGCACTGAAAGCCCTGCAGCACCCCAGCCTCGAGCGCCTGGGTGAGCTGCCGGTCGAGCAACAGATTCGTGCCCAACTGGTGCGTGCCCGTGCCCTGGAAGCCGATGGTCAGACCCTCGCCGCCGCACGCGAGCGCGTGTTCATCGCCCCGCTGCTGAGCGGCCAGGCCGCCCATGACAACCACGAAAACATCTGGGCACTGGTGTCCAGCCTGCCAGCGCAAACCTCTGCCGGTGCCGACAGCGACCTGGCCGGCTGGCTGGAGCTGGCCCAGCTGACCAAAAGCAGCGCCACGCTCGAACAGCAGCAGGCCGCCATCGATCAATGGATTGCGCAAAATCCGCAGCATCCGGCCGCCGAACAACTGCCCGAAGCACTAGGCAAACTGCGCGAGCTGGCTAGTCAGCCACTGACCCGCGTCGCCCTGCTGCTGCCGCAGGAAGGCCAGCTGGCCAGCGTTGCTCGCGCCCTGCGCGACGGCTTCCTCGCCGCGCATTACGAGGCCCAGCAGGCCGGACAGAACCCGCCGGATATCAAGCTATACGACAGTTCGCGCATTGGCTCGCTGGACGCCTTCTACCAGCAAGCGCAGGCCGACGGCGTGCAACTAGTAGTCGGCCCACTGGAGAAACCCCTGGTCAAGCAACTCAGCGATCGCGAACAACTGCCCATCACTACCCTCGCCCTGAACTACAGCGATGCCGGCCAGGAAGGCCCGGCGCAACTGTTCCAGTTCGGCCTCGCCGCCGAGGACGAAGCGCGCGAAGTGGCACGCCGCGCCTGGAACGATGGCATGCGTCGCGCCGTGGCCCTGGTGCCGCGCGGCGACTGGGGCGACCGCGTACTGGACGCCTTCCGTCAGAGCTGGCAGGCCCAGGGCGGCACCCTGATCGCGGCCGAGCATGTCGACCAGCCGGTGGAGCTGGCGCGGCAGATCGCCGACTTGTTCCAACTGCGCGAAAGCGAGGCCCGCGCCCGCCGCCTGCAAAACACCCTGGGTACCAGCCTGGACGCACAACCGGCGCGGCGTCAGGACGTCGACTTCATCTTCCTCGCCGCCACCCCACAACAGGCCCAGCAGATCAAGCCAACCCTGGCCTTCCAGTACGCTGGCGACGTGCCCGTTTACGCCACCTCGCACCTGTTCACCGGCGCCCACAGCCAGGCCCAGTACCAGGACCTCGAAGGTATTCGTTTCTGCGAAACCCCCTGGCTGCTCGACACCCACGCGCCGCTGCGCCAGGAAGTCAGCAACCAATGGCCGCAAGCGGGCGGCAGCCTCGGCCGCCTGTATGCCATGGGCGTCGACGCCTACCGCCTGGCACCACGCCTGGACCAGCTCAAGGCGCTGCCGGAGTCGCGCATCGACGGCTTGTCCGGCAGCCTTAGCCTGAACGCCAAGCAGCGCATCGAACGCCAACTGCCCTGGGCCGAGTTCCGCGGCGGCCAGGTTCAACGCCTCCCCGACAGCATCAATTGA
- a CDS encoding ClpXP protease specificity-enhancing factor, producing MNSSRPYLVRALYEWIVDNDCTPHLLVNAEYPGVQVPPGFASDGQIVLNTSPSAVRHLHMDNQAVSFEGRFGGVAHSLYIPVAAILAIYARENGQGMVFDMEPSVASGPEEPGPDDDGPGGGESSRPSGRPSLKVVK from the coding sequence ATGAATTCCAGTCGTCCCTACCTGGTGCGTGCCCTTTACGAATGGATCGTCGACAACGACTGCACCCCGCATTTGCTGGTCAATGCCGAGTATCCCGGGGTGCAGGTGCCGCCGGGTTTCGCCAGTGACGGCCAGATCGTGCTCAATACCTCGCCCAGCGCCGTGCGTCACCTGCATATGGATAACCAGGCGGTGAGCTTCGAAGGGCGCTTCGGTGGCGTCGCGCACAGCCTGTACATTCCGGTCGCGGCTATCCTGGCGATCTACGCGCGGGAAAATGGCCAGGGCATGGTTTTTGACATGGAGCCTTCCGTGGCCAGCGGCCCTGAAGAACCGGGGCCGGATGATGACGGGCCTGGCGGCGGTGAGTCGTCGCGACCCAGCGGTCGGCCGAGTCTGAAAGTGGTCAAATAG
- the rpsI gene encoding 30S ribosomal protein S9: MSATQNYGTGRRKTATARVFLRPGTGNISINNRALDSFFGRETARMVVRQPLELTETTEKFDIFVTVAGGGVSGQAGAIRHGITRALIEYDETLRSPLRKAGYVTRDAREVERKKVGLRKARKRPQYSKR; the protein is encoded by the coding sequence ATGTCGGCGACTCAAAACTACGGCACTGGCCGTCGCAAGACCGCAACCGCGCGCGTTTTCCTGCGTCCGGGTACTGGTAACATTTCGATCAACAATCGCGCCCTGGATTCCTTCTTCGGTCGTGAAACCGCTCGCATGGTCGTGCGTCAGCCGCTGGAGCTGACCGAGACCACCGAGAAGTTCGACATCTTCGTCACCGTTGCTGGTGGTGGTGTCAGCGGTCAGGCCGGCGCTATTCGCCACGGCATCACCCGCGCTCTGATCGAGTATGACGAGACCCTGCGCAGCCCGCTGCGTAAAGCCGGTTACGTCACTCGTGATGCCCGTGAAGTCGAGCGTAAGAAAGTCGGTCTGCGCAAAGCGCGTAAGCGTCCGCAGTACTCGAAGCGTTAA
- a CDS encoding NADP(H)-dependent aldo-keto reductase — MEYRKLGRTGLDVSALCLGTMTWGEQNSEREGHAQIERAKASGVNFIDTAEMYPVPPRAETYSKTEQIIGSYFRQRGDRADWILASKIAGPGNGISHIRDGQLKFNRQHIVAALDASLKRLQTDWIDLYQLHWPERPTNFFGQLDYKHKDVEFTPLEETLEVLDEQVKAGKIRHIGLSNETPWGTMKFLQLAESRGWPRAVSIQNPYNLLNRSFEVGLAEVAIREQCGLLAYSPLAFGMLSGKYEGGARPAGARISLFSRFARYTNPQAEAACSRYVALAREHGLDPAQMALAFVTAQPFVTSNIIGATSLEQLDSNLASAELKLSEEVLAGIEAIHKAEPNPAP; from the coding sequence ATGGAATACCGCAAGCTAGGCCGAACCGGACTCGATGTCAGCGCCCTGTGCCTGGGCACCATGACCTGGGGTGAGCAGAACAGCGAGCGCGAAGGCCATGCCCAGATCGAGCGGGCCAAGGCCAGCGGCGTCAACTTCATCGATACCGCCGAAATGTACCCGGTGCCGCCGCGCGCCGAGACCTACAGCAAGACCGAGCAAATCATCGGCAGCTACTTCAGGCAGCGCGGCGACCGCGCCGACTGGATTCTGGCCAGCAAGATCGCAGGCCCCGGCAATGGCATCAGCCATATCCGCGATGGCCAGCTGAAATTCAACCGCCAGCACATCGTCGCCGCTCTGGATGCCAGCCTGAAACGCCTGCAGACCGACTGGATCGATCTGTACCAGTTGCACTGGCCGGAGCGCCCGACCAACTTCTTCGGCCAGCTCGACTACAAGCACAAGGACGTCGAGTTCACGCCCCTGGAGGAAACCCTGGAAGTGCTCGACGAGCAGGTCAAGGCCGGCAAGATCCGTCATATCGGCCTGTCCAACGAAACACCCTGGGGCACGATGAAGTTCCTGCAACTGGCCGAGAGCCGTGGCTGGCCGCGCGCCGTGTCGATCCAGAACCCCTACAACCTGCTCAATCGCAGCTTCGAGGTGGGCCTGGCGGAAGTGGCGATTCGCGAACAGTGCGGTCTGCTGGCCTACTCACCACTGGCCTTCGGCATGCTCAGCGGCAAGTACGAAGGCGGCGCCCGCCCGGCCGGCGCGCGCATCAGCCTGTTCAGCCGCTTCGCCCGCTACACCAATCCGCAAGCCGAAGCCGCCTGTTCACGCTACGTGGCTCTGGCCCGCGAACACGGCCTGGATCCCGCGCAGATGGCCCTGGCCTTCGTCACCGCGCAGCCTTTCGTGACCAGCAACATCATCGGCGCCACCAGCCTGGAGCAACTGGACAGCAACCTGGCCAGCGCCGAGCTGAAGCTTTCCGAAGAAGTGCTCGCCGGTATCGAGGCGATTCACAAGGCGGAACCCAACCCGGCGCCCTGA
- a CDS encoding BON domain-containing protein — MKRSALILAALAVTLTLAGCGSRSIGNKIDDQFLGPEVASRISNAHADLSSPTSRIVVTSYNGVILLAGQTPRSELKDLAAQTARAVQGVKKVYNELQVQRPASLLARSNDSLLTTKIKTQMIADSSVPSARIKVVTENGIVYLLGLVTREEANAATRVVQSVSGVQKVIRLFEYTN, encoded by the coding sequence ATGAAGCGTTCCGCCCTGATTCTGGCCGCCCTGGCCGTTACCCTGACTCTGGCAGGCTGCGGCAGCCGCAGCATCGGCAACAAGATCGATGACCAGTTCCTTGGCCCGGAGGTTGCGTCGCGCATCAGTAATGCGCACGCCGACCTGTCCAGCCCGACTTCGCGCATCGTGGTCACCAGCTATAACGGTGTGATCCTGCTCGCCGGACAGACCCCGCGCAGCGAGCTCAAGGATCTCGCGGCGCAAACCGCGCGCGCGGTACAGGGCGTAAAGAAGGTCTACAACGAACTGCAGGTGCAACGGCCGGCGTCCCTGCTGGCACGCAGCAACGACTCGCTACTGACCACCAAGATCAAGACACAGATGATTGCCGATAGCAGCGTACCGAGCGCACGGATCAAGGTCGTCACCGAAAACGGTATCGTCTACCTGCTCGGCCTGGTCACCCGCGAGGAAGCCAACGCTGCCACTCGCGTGGTACAGAGTGTATCGGGGGTACAGAAGGTCATACGCCTGTTCGAATACACGAACTAA
- a CDS encoding cytochrome c1 yields the protein MKKLFAAFVFAALPALAMGAVSNYPLDKVDIDLRDKAALQDGARTFANYCMGCHAAQYQRYERVADDLGIPHEIMLDNLVFNDAKIGDHMKIGMRPDDAKAWFGAAPPDLTLVARVRGNDWLYTYLRTFYDDPSRPLGANNKVFPNVGMPNVLVALQGKQVIGCKQVQVVENGKKQFDPLTGTPITHEACDQLTIEPNTGTLSEAEFDEKIKNLVTFLAYSANPVKLKSQRIGTYVLLYLAFFFVFAYLLKREYWKDVH from the coding sequence ATGAAAAAGCTCTTTGCTGCATTTGTTTTCGCTGCGCTGCCGGCTCTGGCCATGGGCGCTGTGAGCAATTATCCGCTGGATAAAGTGGACATCGATCTACGCGACAAGGCTGCTCTGCAGGACGGCGCGCGTACCTTCGCCAACTACTGCATGGGCTGCCATGCTGCCCAGTACCAGCGTTACGAGCGCGTTGCCGATGACCTCGGCATCCCGCACGAAATCATGCTCGACAATCTGGTGTTCAACGACGCCAAGATTGGCGATCACATGAAGATCGGCATGCGTCCTGACGACGCCAAGGCCTGGTTCGGTGCGGCTCCGCCCGATCTGACCCTGGTTGCTCGTGTGCGTGGTAACGACTGGCTGTATACCTATCTGCGTACCTTCTACGATGATCCTTCGCGTCCGCTGGGGGCCAACAACAAGGTCTTCCCCAACGTGGGTATGCCGAACGTGCTGGTCGCTCTGCAGGGTAAGCAGGTTATCGGCTGCAAGCAGGTCCAGGTGGTGGAGAACGGCAAGAAGCAGTTCGATCCGCTCACTGGCACGCCGATCACGCATGAAGCCTGTGATCAGCTGACCATCGAACCGAACACCGGCACGCTGAGCGAGGCCGAGTTCGACGAGAAGATCAAGAACCTGGTGACCTTCCTGGCCTACTCGGCCAACCCGGTCAAGCTGAAGTCCCAGCGCATCGGCACCTACGTGCTGCTGTACCTGGCGTTCTTCTTCGTGTTCGCCTACCTGCTCAAACGTGAGTACTGGAAGGACGTTCACTAA
- a CDS encoding glutathione S-transferase N-terminal domain-containing protein — MAVTNRLTCYSDPADHYSHRVRLVLAEKGVSVEIVDVEQGRCPPKLAEANPYGSVPTLVDRDLALYESTVVMEYLDERYPHPPLLPVYPVARANSRLLMHRIQRDWCALVDRILDKRSKEAERQLARKELRESLTGVSPLFADKAFFLSDELSLVDCCLLPILWRLPVLAIELPRPAKPLIDYMERQFAREAFQASLSAAERAMR, encoded by the coding sequence ATGGCGGTGACCAACCGGTTGACCTGCTACTCCGACCCCGCCGACCACTATTCCCATCGCGTGCGTCTGGTGCTCGCCGAGAAAGGTGTCAGCGTCGAGATCGTCGATGTCGAGCAGGGGCGTTGTCCGCCCAAGCTGGCCGAAGCCAATCCCTATGGCAGCGTGCCGACGCTGGTTGATCGCGATCTGGCGTTGTACGAATCGACCGTGGTCATGGAGTACCTGGATGAGCGCTATCCGCATCCGCCCCTGTTGCCCGTGTATCCGGTGGCGCGTGCCAACAGCCGTCTGCTGATGCACCGTATTCAGCGTGACTGGTGCGCGCTGGTTGATCGCATACTCGACAAGCGCAGCAAGGAAGCCGAGCGTCAGCTGGCGCGCAAGGAGCTGCGCGAAAGCCTGACGGGTGTGTCGCCGCTGTTCGCTGACAAGGCATTCTTTCTCAGCGATGAATTGAGCCTGGTCGATTGCTGTCTATTGCCCATACTCTGGCGTTTGCCGGTATTGGCTATCGAGCTGCCGCGTCCGGCCAAGCCCCTGATCGACTACATGGAACGCCAGTTCGCCCGAGAGGCCTTTCAGGCCAGTCTTTCCGCTGCCGAGCGCGCGATGCGCTGA
- a CDS encoding cytochrome b — MSKFMEWVDARFPATKMWEDHLSKYYAPKNFNFFYFFGSLALLVLVNQIVTGIWLTMSFEPSAEGAFASVEYIMRDVEYGWILRYLHSTGASAFFVVVYLHMFRGLLYGSYQKPRELVWIFGMLIYLVLMAEAFMGYLLPWGQMSYWGAQVIISLFGAIPVIGDDLTQWIRGDYLISGITLNRFFALHVIALPLVLLGLVVLHILALHEVGSNNPDGVDIKKYKDENGVPLDGIAFHPYYTVKDIVGVVVFLFVFCFVVFFFPEMGGYFLEKPNFEAANPFKTPEHIAPVWYFTPFYAILRAVPDKLLGVVAMGAAIAVLFVLPWLDRSPVRSMRYKGWMSKIWLVIFCISFVILGVLGVLAPTPGRTLLSQVCTFLYFAYFILMPFYTRMEKTKPVPERVTG; from the coding sequence ATGAGCAAATTCATGGAATGGGTGGATGCGCGCTTCCCCGCCACCAAGATGTGGGAAGACCATCTCTCCAAATACTACGCTCCGAAGAACTTCAACTTCTTCTACTTCTTCGGCTCGTTGGCACTGCTGGTGCTGGTCAATCAGATCGTTACCGGTATCTGGCTGACCATGAGCTTCGAGCCTTCGGCTGAAGGCGCATTTGCCTCCGTCGAATACATCATGCGCGATGTCGAGTACGGCTGGATCCTGCGCTACCTGCACTCCACTGGCGCCTCGGCGTTCTTCGTGGTGGTCTACCTGCACATGTTCCGTGGCTTGCTCTATGGCTCCTACCAGAAGCCGCGTGAGCTGGTGTGGATCTTCGGCATGCTGATCTACCTGGTGCTGATGGCTGAAGCCTTCATGGGCTACCTGTTGCCGTGGGGCCAGATGTCCTACTGGGGCGCCCAGGTTATCATCTCGCTGTTCGGTGCCATTCCGGTCATCGGTGACGACCTGACCCAGTGGATCCGTGGTGACTACCTGATCTCCGGGATCACCCTGAACCGCTTCTTCGCCCTGCACGTGATCGCCCTGCCGCTTGTTCTGCTCGGACTGGTCGTGCTGCACATCCTGGCACTGCATGAAGTCGGCTCGAACAACCCGGACGGCGTCGACATCAAGAAGTACAAGGACGAAAACGGCGTACCGCTGGACGGTATCGCATTCCATCCGTACTACACCGTGAAAGACATCGTCGGTGTCGTGGTCTTCCTGTTCGTATTCTGCTTCGTGGTGTTCTTCTTCCCGGAAATGGGCGGCTACTTCCTCGAGAAGCCGAACTTCGAAGCGGCCAACCCGTTCAAGACCCCTGAACACATCGCACCGGTTTGGTACTTCACCCCGTTCTACGCGATTCTGCGTGCGGTGCCGGACAAGCTGCTGGGCGTCGTGGCCATGGGGGCTGCCATCGCCGTGCTGTTTGTGCTGCCGTGGCTCGACCGTAGCCCGGTCAGGTCGATGCGCTACAAGGGTTGGATGAGCAAGATCTGGCTGGTGATCTTCTGCATCTCCTTCGTCATCTTGGGTGTGCTGGGTGTGCTGGCGCCGACCCCGGGTCGTACCTTGCTGTCGCAGGTGTGCACCTTCCTGTACTTCGCGTACTTCATTCTGATGCCGTTCTACACCAGGATGGAGAAGACCAAACCGGTTCCGGAAAGGGTGACTGGCTGA
- the petA gene encoding ubiquinol-cytochrome c reductase iron-sulfur subunit: MSNDGVNAGRRRFLVAATSVVGAAGAVGAATPFVGSWFPSARAKAAGAPVKVNVSKIEAGQQMVAEWRGQPVFIVRRTEEILANLTKIEGSVADPESAASVQPEYVDKKTRSIKPELLVLVGLCTHLGCAPSFRPEVAPADLGPDWVGGYFCPCHGSRYDMAGRVYKAQPAPLNLPVPPYSYETDDIIVVGVDQENA, translated from the coding sequence ATGAGCAATGACGGCGTGAATGCAGGCCGGCGTCGCTTCCTGGTTGCAGCCACCTCCGTGGTGGGTGCAGCAGGGGCGGTAGGTGCTGCGACTCCGTTCGTGGGGTCATGGTTCCCCAGTGCCAGGGCCAAGGCGGCCGGTGCACCGGTGAAGGTGAACGTCAGCAAGATCGAAGCAGGTCAGCAGATGGTTGCTGAGTGGCGCGGTCAGCCGGTGTTCATCGTGCGCCGTACTGAGGAAATTCTTGCCAATCTGACCAAGATCGAAGGCAGTGTCGCCGATCCTGAGTCTGCTGCCTCCGTGCAGCCGGAATATGTGGACAAGAAAACTCGCTCGATCAAGCCCGAGCTGCTGGTGCTGGTAGGCCTGTGCACCCACCTGGGTTGTGCGCCGTCCTTCCGTCCGGAAGTGGCGCCTGCCGATCTGGGGCCGGACTGGGTAGGTGGTTACTTCTGCCCTTGCCACGGTTCGCGCTACGACATGGCTGGGCGTGTCTACAAGGCACAGCCGGCGCCGCTGAACCTGCCGGTGCCGCCGTACAGCTACGAGACGGATGACATCATCGTCGTCGGTGTGGACCAGGAGAACGCCTGA
- a CDS encoding acyl-CoA dehydrogenase family protein: MIPRTLFSSDHELFRDSVRKFLDQEAVPYHQRWEKDGHVDRALWNKAGEAGMLCSHIPEAYGGMAADFLYSTVVIEEIGRLGLTGIGFSLHSDIVAPYILHYGSEAQKQHYLPKLVSGEMVTAIAMTEPGAGSDLQGVKTTAVLDGDEYVINGSKTFITNGWLADLVIVVAKTDPKAGAKGTSLFLVEANTPGFSKGKRLEKVGMKAQDTSELFFQDVRVPKENLLGQPGMGFAYLMQELPQERLTVGIGALASAEAALQWTLDYTRERKAFGKAVADFQNTRFKLAEMATEIQVGRIFIDRCLELHLQGKLDVPTAAMIKYWSTDLQCKVLDECVQLHGGYGYMWEYPVARAWADARVQRIYAGTNEIMKEIIARSLV; encoded by the coding sequence ATAGCGTGCGCAAGTTTCTCGACCAGGAGGCCGTGCCTTATCACCAGCGGTGGGAGAAGGACGGTCATGTCGACCGTGCGCTGTGGAACAAGGCGGGCGAGGCCGGCATGCTCTGTTCGCATATTCCCGAGGCGTATGGCGGTATGGCGGCTGATTTCCTCTACAGCACCGTGGTGATCGAGGAGATCGGCCGCCTGGGTCTGACCGGCATTGGATTTTCCCTGCACTCGGATATCGTTGCGCCCTACATCCTGCATTACGGCAGCGAGGCGCAGAAGCAACATTACCTGCCCAAGTTGGTGAGCGGCGAGATGGTCACCGCCATCGCCATGACCGAACCGGGTGCCGGTTCCGACCTGCAGGGCGTGAAGACCACTGCGGTGCTCGATGGCGACGAATACGTGATCAATGGCTCGAAGACGTTCATCACCAACGGCTGGCTGGCCGATCTGGTGATCGTCGTGGCCAAGACCGATCCCAAGGCTGGCGCCAAAGGCACCAGCCTGTTCCTGGTCGAGGCCAATACCCCCGGATTTTCCAAGGGCAAGCGCCTGGAAAAGGTCGGCATGAAGGCGCAGGACACCTCCGAGCTGTTTTTCCAGGACGTGCGCGTACCCAAAGAAAATCTGCTGGGGCAGCCAGGGATGGGCTTCGCCTACCTGATGCAGGAGTTGCCGCAAGAGCGCCTGACCGTGGGCATCGGTGCCCTGGCCTCGGCCGAAGCGGCGCTGCAGTGGACACTCGACTACACCCGCGAGCGCAAGGCCTTTGGCAAGGCCGTGGCGGATTTCCAGAACACCCGCTTCAAGCTGGCTGAGATGGCAACGGAGATTCAGGTTGGCCGCATTTTCATCGATCGCTGCCTGGAGCTGCACCTGCAGGGCAAGCTGGATGTGCCGACTGCGGCGATGATCAAGTACTGGAGCACCGATCTGCAGTGCAAGGTGCTTGATGAATGCGTGCAGCTGCACGGCGGTTACGGCTACATGTGGGAGTATCCGGTGGCGCGGGCCTGGGCCGATGCGCGGGTGCAACGCATCTACGCCGGCACCAACGAGATCATGAAGGAGATCATCGCTCGTTCGCTGGTGTAA
- a CDS encoding phosphoheptose isomerase has product MDMQSRIHQLFQASIDTKQQAMEVLAPYIEHASLVMVQSLLNEGKILSCGNGGSAGDAQHFSSELLNRFERERPSLPAIALTTDSSTITSIANDYSYNEIFSKQIRALGQPGDVLLAISTSGNSANVIQAIQAAHDREMTVVALSGRDGGGMASLLLPEDVEIRVPAKVTARIQEVHLLTIHCLCDLIDSQLFGSEE; this is encoded by the coding sequence ATGGACATGCAATCCCGAATCCACCAGCTGTTCCAAGCCAGCATCGACACCAAGCAGCAGGCTATGGAAGTCCTGGCCCCCTACATCGAGCACGCCAGCCTGGTGATGGTCCAGTCCCTGCTCAACGAGGGCAAGATTCTTTCCTGTGGCAACGGTGGCTCTGCCGGGGATGCCCAGCACTTCTCCTCCGAACTGCTCAACCGCTTCGAGCGCGAGCGCCCGAGCCTGCCGGCCATCGCCCTGACCACCGACAGCTCGACCATTACCTCGATTGCCAACGACTACAGCTACAACGAGATCTTCTCCAAGCAGATCCGCGCACTGGGTCAGCCAGGCGACGTACTGCTGGCCATTTCCACCAGCGGCAACTCAGCGAATGTCATTCAGGCCATTCAGGCTGCACATGATCGCGAAATGACCGTGGTTGCCCTCAGCGGCCGAGACGGCGGCGGCATGGCCTCGCTGCTGCTACCGGAAGATGTCGAGATCCGCGTTCCAGCCAAAGTTACCGCACGCATTCAGGAGGTCCACCTGCTGACCATCCACTGCCTGTGCGACCTGATCGACAGTCAATTGTTTGGGAGTGAAGAATGA
- a CDS encoding YraN family protein, with the protein MSAHNDLGRAAEQAARQHLERNGLRLIEQNWSCRRGELDLVMLDGDTVVFVEVRARRHSAWGGALESIDARKRGKLVIAAELFLQQHSRWTRHPCRFDVVAISTDGAARLDWIKNAFDA; encoded by the coding sequence TTGAGCGCACACAACGATCTGGGCCGCGCCGCCGAACAGGCGGCACGGCAACACCTGGAACGGAATGGACTGCGCCTGATCGAACAGAACTGGAGCTGTCGCCGTGGCGAGCTCGATCTGGTCATGCTCGACGGCGATACAGTAGTATTCGTCGAAGTCCGCGCCCGTCGCCACAGCGCCTGGGGCGGTGCCCTGGAGAGCATCGATGCACGCAAGCGTGGCAAGCTGGTGATCGCCGCCGAGCTCTTCCTCCAGCAGCACTCGCGCTGGACCCGCCACCCCTGCCGCTTCGATGTGGTCGCCATCAGCACTGACGGCGCCGCTCGCCTCGACTGGATCAAGAACGCCTTCGATGCCTGA